A stretch of the Halorussus salinus genome encodes the following:
- a CDS encoding TIGR03557 family F420-dependent LLM class oxidoreductase, translated as MVELGYTLSSEEHGPTDLVSHAVSAEEHGFDFASISDHFHPWIGQQGHAPFAWATLGGVAAATDDLDVGVGVTCPTVRIHPAILAQATATIATMFEESGQQFYFGVGTGENLNEHVLGDHWPPHDVRLDMLEEAVEVIRKLWTGEMVSHHGDHYTVENAKLFTLPDENPPVCVSAYGDRTASHAADLGDGFWSVGPQDVVETFEEDGGEGPKFSQLTVCYADDEDEAVETAHEYWPNSLLPGQLATELATPQFFEQACQMVEKEDVREADSIVTDPDPQAHVESVREFVDAGYDHVYVHQIGPEQEEAMEFYEQNVLPEFR; from the coding sequence ATGGTCGAACTCGGCTACACGCTCTCCAGCGAGGAACACGGCCCGACTGACCTCGTGAGTCACGCGGTCAGCGCGGAAGAACACGGCTTCGACTTCGCCTCCATCTCGGACCACTTCCACCCGTGGATAGGCCAGCAGGGCCACGCGCCGTTCGCGTGGGCCACGCTCGGCGGGGTCGCCGCGGCGACCGACGACTTGGACGTGGGCGTCGGCGTGACCTGTCCCACGGTCCGAATCCACCCCGCGATTCTCGCGCAGGCCACCGCGACGATAGCGACGATGTTCGAGGAGTCCGGCCAGCAGTTCTACTTCGGCGTCGGGACCGGCGAGAACCTGAACGAACACGTCCTCGGCGACCACTGGCCGCCCCACGACGTTCGCCTCGACATGCTCGAAGAAGCCGTCGAGGTGATTCGGAAGCTCTGGACCGGCGAGATGGTCAGCCACCACGGCGACCACTACACCGTCGAGAACGCGAAGCTGTTCACCCTGCCCGACGAGAATCCGCCCGTCTGCGTGTCGGCGTACGGCGACCGGACCGCGAGCCACGCCGCAGATTTGGGCGACGGCTTCTGGTCGGTCGGCCCGCAGGACGTGGTCGAGACCTTCGAGGAGGACGGCGGCGAGGGACCGAAGTTCAGTCAGCTCACGGTCTGCTACGCAGACGACGAGGACGAGGCGGTCGAGACCGCCCACGAGTACTGGCCCAACAGCCTCCTGCCGGGGCAACTCGCCACCGAACTCGCCACGCCGCAGTTCTTCGAGCAGGCCTGCCAGATGGTCGAGAAGGAGGACGTGCGCGAGGCCGACAGCATCGTGACCGACCCCGACCCGCAGGCCCACGTCGAGAGCGTCCGGGAGTTCGTGGACGCGGGCTACGACCACGTGTACGTCCACCAAATCGGCCCGGAGCAGGAGGAGGCCATGGAGTTCTACGAGCAGAACGTCCTGCCGGAGTTCCGATAG
- a CDS encoding VOC family protein, with product MSRDHADPERAGQLHHVELYASDLDASVPFWDWLLGELGYEPKNDWEAGRSWIRDPTYVVLVRADESDHPFDRDAAGLNHLAFHAASREQVDAITEGVRERDDAGLLFEEQHPFAGGYYALYCEGPEGVKVEVVAPE from the coding sequence GTGAGCCGTGACCACGCCGACCCCGAGCGGGCGGGGCAACTCCATCACGTCGAACTGTACGCCTCGGACCTCGATGCGTCGGTCCCGTTCTGGGACTGGTTGCTCGGGGAGTTGGGATACGAACCGAAGAACGACTGGGAGGCCGGTCGCTCGTGGATTCGCGACCCGACGTACGTCGTCCTCGTGCGGGCCGACGAGTCCGACCACCCCTTCGACCGTGACGCCGCCGGACTCAACCACCTCGCCTTTCACGCCGCGTCCCGCGAGCAGGTCGATGCGATTACGGAGGGCGTCCGCGAGCGCGACGACGCGGGTCTCCTCTTCGAGGAGCAACATCCCTTCGCTGGCGGCTACTACGCGCTCTACTGCGAGGGCCCGGAGGGAGTCAAAGTCGAGGTTGTCGCCCCCGAGTGA